In Oryza sativa Japonica Group chromosome 1, ASM3414082v1, the genomic stretch CGCCTCCTCCTCGGAATCAGGGACGACGCAGCTGTCGGGAGGTAGCTCGGAGTCGAGGCCACCGCCACATGCCTCCTCCTCGGAGTCAGGGATGACGCAGCTGTCGGGAGGCAGCTAGGAGTCGGGGTCACCGCCACACGTCTCGTCCTCAAAGTCAGGGACAAAGCCGCCGCCGGGAGGCAGCTCGAAGTTGGGGACGGCACCGTACTCCTCACCCTCGGAGTCAGGGACAAAGGTGCCCTCAGGAGGCAGCTCCGACTCAGGATCGCCGCCACAAACCTCATCCTCGGAGTCAAGGACAAACCCGCTGCCAAGGGGCAGATCGGAGTTCGGTACGCCGCCACTTGCCTCGTCATCGGAGTCAACGACGAAGCCACCGCCGGGATGGCGCTCCGCATCGGACATGTAGCCACATGCATGCTGCTCCTCGGTGAGGTAgtggacgccgccggcgccgagcacCCTACCACCACGCCGCCTGCATCCTCCTCGGCTTCCTCCACTTGCCTGCTGTGAATCGGCATCTATTTCCACAGCCCTCCGCTTGCGTACAGCCCTTCTACCCCGCCGAGCAGTTACCTCCACGACCGTGACGGCCAGAGAATCGGCGCAGCCCCGCCGCGCCATTGCTGACACGGACCgccgaggggagaggagaggtgaggaggCTAGGGAGGTGGGAGGCGACGGATGAGGTGGATCGGGGTGGGGGAGATTGGGGATCGTTGGGGGGCAGGGGGGCGATGGAGGAGCCGAGGAGAGGAGAAATTGGGGATCGCCAGATTGGGGATCGGCGCAGGGAGGGGGTTGCGGGCGACAGAGGAATCGAGTGGTGCGTCATGCGAGAGGATAAGGTGCGGAAAAAAAATCGAGCGGTACTTAGATCGGAGAAAAAAAtcgagcagaaaaaaaaattcgccacatgcattttttttctaggtcCCACCTCTGTAGATTAGTCCCACCTCTGTAGATTGGTTGAAGTAGTGCAGGAGCAGCAAAACGACATGTTTACTGGGACATGGATAGATAGGTAGAACGACACGTTTactgggacagaggaagtagatAATTTTAGGCTAGTATTTTATATTTGGAACAAGAGAGTATAGTAATTTATTGTTGGTCGGTCTCGCGGTTAATAGTTCGAGAGACCTAATCATGAGGGTATGGGGTACACTCTGTATCTACTCGTGTATGTTCATAATGATATCTCACACGCTAAACCTAAAACCTCCGAAAATACTATGCGTACGATTTACATGTACGATCATTGTATGATTGCTAACATACGTTAAATGTTATGTGTTGTTTTGTTAGAAACGGCCAGAAAATGCCATGGGATTTGACTGGTAGACGTTACATCGTACAAgtatcgtacacaaataatcatACGTATAGCAGTTATCTAAAACCTCCTCCCAAATAAATCCTGACACGACCAACTAATCCTCGTAAGCACAACGTTGCAAGGGATCCGATCGATCGAATGACATTTAATTTCCATGGCTCATTGCAAGAGATCCCTGATGTCTCCGTCCTCAGGCTGGTCATTTATCGGCGGTTTTAATTGGCTTCAA encodes the following:
- the LOC107276033 gene encoding uncharacterized protein — encoded protein: MARRGCADSLAVTVVEVTARRGRRAVRKRRAVEIDADSQQASGGSRGGCRRRGGRVLGAGGVHYLTEEQHACGYMSDAERHPGGGFVVDSDDEASGGVPNSDLPLGSGFVLDSEDEVCGGDPESELPPEGTFVPDSEGEEYGAVPNFELPPGGGFVPDFEDETCGGDPDS